A genomic region of Rheinheimera sp. MMS21-TC3 contains the following coding sequences:
- a CDS encoding PepSY domain-containing protein translates to MIALRVILLLVALLLTPLVQAAKPTNKVLISKEQAVTLVQQHYQGKIMKLRADKRYYQVRVLQNDGHVITVLVDNQTGKVHKDRS, encoded by the coding sequence ATGATTGCATTAAGAGTAATACTGCTATTGGTCGCACTGCTGCTCACGCCCCTAGTACAGGCGGCAAAGCCTACAAATAAAGTATTAATCAGCAAAGAGCAGGCTGTTACTTTAGTGCAACAGCATTATCAAGGCAAAATAATGAAACTCAGGGCCGATAAGCGTTATTATCAGGTCCGAGTATTACAAAATGACGGACATGTCATTACGGTTTTGGTTGATAACCAAACGGGTAAAGTACATAAGGATAGAAGTTAA
- a CDS encoding ComEA family DNA-binding protein, translating to MRNLIVAIALTLLTLMASASFANTKSSTTLNKADAAEQRIQKLNINQASLQQLEAIPGLGKSKAQAVLDYIAKNGAIKNSNELTNVKGIGNKLAAKISPYISYN from the coding sequence ATGAGAAATTTAATTGTTGCAATAGCGTTAACTCTACTTACGTTGATGGCATCAGCAAGTTTTGCCAATACTAAAAGCTCTACCACTTTAAATAAAGCTGATGCTGCAGAGCAGAGAATACAAAAATTAAACATTAACCAGGCAAGCTTACAGCAACTGGAGGCTATCCCTGGATTAGGTAAGAGTAAAGCACAAGCTGTATTAGATTATATTGCTAAAAATGGCGCTATTAAAAATAGTAATGAACTCACAAATGTAAAAGGTATAGGCAATAAATTAGCGGCTAAAATTAGCCCGTACATTAGTTACAATTAA
- the putP gene encoding sodium/proline symporter PutP produces MGLEIGTIISLALYFIVMLGIGLYAYKTSTDDVSGYMLGGRKLGPAVTALSAGASDMSGWMLMGIPGAMYISGVSSGWIAVGLLIGAYLNYFVVAPRLRVYTEIANDSITIPDFFENRFEDKTRILRIVSSIVIVVFFTLYTSSGVVGGGKLFESSFNLSYELGLYVTAGVVVAYTLFGGFLAVSMTDFVQGCIMFISLVLVPVVAIDHLGGFSSAMTQISAINPEFLNPIFDVKEGKILTILGIVSALSWGFGYFGQPHIIVRFMAIRSIKDIKAARRIGMSWMLITLIGAMVTGLVGIAYVAKTQMTLSDPETIFIVFSQFLFHPLISGFLLAAILAAIMSTISSQLLVTSSSLTEDFYKVFIHRDASQKELVLVGRLSVLVVALVAIALAYDRESSILTLVSNAWAGFGAAFGPLVILSLFWKRMTFAGALAGMVSGAVTVLFWIYAPVLENGAKLSSLVYEILPGVIISTLTIIIVSKLTKTPAPSVLQVFDKMQHEVKQA; encoded by the coding sequence ATGGGTTTGGAAATAGGCACCATTATATCACTAGCATTATATTTTATCGTTATGCTTGGCATAGGGCTTTATGCCTATAAAACATCGACTGATGATGTGTCTGGCTACATGTTAGGCGGCAGAAAACTAGGTCCAGCAGTTACGGCCTTATCGGCAGGCGCATCTGACATGAGTGGCTGGATGTTAATGGGTATACCTGGCGCTATGTACATTTCAGGTGTTAGTAGTGGCTGGATAGCAGTAGGTTTACTGATTGGCGCCTATTTAAACTATTTTGTTGTAGCGCCACGGCTAAGGGTTTATACCGAAATTGCTAATGACTCTATAACTATCCCCGATTTTTTTGAAAACAGATTTGAAGATAAAACGCGGATCTTACGTATTGTTTCTTCAATCGTTATTGTTGTTTTCTTCACCTTATACACCTCTTCTGGTGTTGTAGGTGGCGGCAAGCTATTCGAGAGCTCCTTTAACTTAAGTTATGAGCTAGGCTTATATGTTACTGCCGGTGTCGTTGTTGCTTATACCTTATTTGGTGGCTTTTTAGCGGTAAGCATGACCGACTTTGTGCAAGGCTGTATTATGTTTATCTCATTGGTATTAGTGCCGGTTGTTGCTATTGATCACTTAGGTGGTTTTAGCTCTGCAATGACTCAAATTAGTGCTATAAATCCTGAGTTTTTAAATCCTATCTTTGATGTTAAGGAAGGCAAAATATTAACAATATTAGGTATTGTTTCAGCTCTATCTTGGGGGTTTGGTTACTTTGGTCAACCACATATTATTGTCCGATTTATGGCAATTCGCTCAATTAAAGATATAAAAGCTGCACGCCGTATTGGTATGAGCTGGATGCTCATTACACTGATTGGTGCTATGGTAACCGGTTTAGTGGGTATTGCCTATGTCGCAAAAACACAAATGACATTGTCTGATCCAGAAACGATCTTTATTGTCTTTTCACAGTTTTTATTTCATCCGTTAATTTCAGGCTTTTTATTAGCGGCAATTTTAGCTGCTATTATGAGTACCATTTCTTCTCAGTTACTCGTTACCTCAAGCTCACTAACTGAAGATTTTTATAAAGTATTTATCCACCGCGATGCTAGTCAAAAAGAACTAGTACTTGTTGGTCGCCTTTCGGTGCTAGTGGTTGCATTAGTCGCTATAGCCTTAGCCTATGATAGAGAAAGCTCTATATTAACCTTAGTGAGCAATGCCTGGGCTGGTTTTGGTGCTGCTTTTGGCCCCTTAGTGATTCTAAGCTTGTTTTGGAAGCGTATGACCTTTGCTGGCGCTCTAGCCGGTATGGTGAGTGGTGCGGTGACAGTTCTATTTTGGATTTATGCCCCAGTATTAGAAAACGGTGCTAAATTAAGTAGTCTTGTCTATGAAATTTTACCGGGTGTCATTATTAGTACCTTAACTATTATCATTGTTAGTAAGTTAACAAAGACACCAGCACCTTCTGTACTTCAGGTATTTGATAAAATGCAACATGAAGTTAAACAGGCATAA
- a CDS encoding VWA domain-containing protein translates to MFAEFHFLRPIWLLAIIPVILLALLLYAYRRDQSPWHSLIAPHLQPLLLNSQQALKKQPWLFPSLILCWCISVLALAGPSWQKLPQPAFGLKKATVLVLDMSMSMRATDMAPDRLTQQRFLALDFTKQLKEGELGLLSFAGDAFIIAPLTPDHNNISLLIPDLQPEIMPVQGSNLYAALQQADKLLTQAGYPRGDVVVFTDGFDDNSYNDIQKLLNSWPHRLSILGFGSTEGAPVQLANGELLKNVQGAVILPKVPQQQLASLAKRHGGIYANASIDGQGIKQILAQTPLSALDSAEQLQQIQGDQWQDAAIYLVWLLIPLLLWQRRYGSLLTLVIFILPAPAAQAIEWRDLWQTQQQQARQDYQNGDFAAAKGKFTDPLWQGNAAYRAGDYQTAEQAFNQAATLTNTAEAWHNLGNSLAQQERYADAAKAYEQALAINPELTAAADNAKLMQQLLEQQQQEQQSNNQSSQSDQDKQQQSGQQDQEQQQNSEQDPAENAEDNSAQSQQQSEGSNAEQDPNNNKAQSEANNAQQANEKEQQARQQDTNKDKANEEQMQQQAAISEAWPDATPEQQQQLNNLLRKVQDDPALLLRNKMYLEYQKRQHQRLPKGVVQQW, encoded by the coding sequence ATGTTCGCTGAGTTTCATTTTTTGCGGCCAATCTGGCTGCTCGCTATTATTCCGGTCATATTATTGGCGCTGTTACTTTATGCTTACCGTCGCGATCAAAGTCCGTGGCATAGCTTAATTGCACCTCATTTACAGCCGCTGTTACTTAATAGTCAACAAGCTTTAAAAAAACAGCCTTGGCTATTTCCCAGCCTAATATTATGCTGGTGTATTAGTGTGCTGGCTTTAGCTGGCCCTAGCTGGCAAAAATTACCTCAGCCGGCTTTTGGCTTAAAAAAAGCCACGGTTTTAGTATTAGACATGTCAATGTCGATGCGCGCAACCGATATGGCACCCGATAGATTAACTCAACAGCGTTTTCTGGCTTTAGACTTTACTAAACAGCTTAAAGAAGGTGAATTGGGCTTATTAAGTTTTGCTGGTGATGCTTTTATAATTGCGCCGTTAACACCCGATCATAATAATATCAGCTTACTTATTCCTGATTTGCAGCCAGAGATAATGCCGGTACAAGGTTCAAATTTATATGCCGCCTTACAACAAGCTGATAAATTATTAACCCAAGCCGGCTATCCTCGCGGCGATGTAGTGGTATTTACCGATGGTTTTGACGATAACAGCTACAACGACATCCAAAAGCTACTTAATTCTTGGCCACATCGACTATCAATACTGGGTTTTGGTTCAACCGAAGGGGCCCCTGTGCAACTGGCAAATGGCGAGCTATTAAAAAATGTTCAAGGGGCGGTAATTTTACCTAAAGTACCGCAACAGCAATTAGCTAGCCTAGCCAAGCGACATGGTGGTATTTATGCCAATGCCAGTATTGATGGCCAAGGCATAAAACAGATTTTAGCTCAAACACCACTAAGCGCATTAGACTCAGCCGAGCAACTACAACAAATACAAGGCGATCAATGGCAAGATGCGGCTATTTATTTAGTATGGTTATTAATCCCCCTATTACTATGGCAGCGTCGTTATGGCTCTTTATTAACCTTGGTTATATTTATATTGCCTGCACCTGCAGCACAGGCCATAGAATGGCGCGACTTATGGCAAACTCAGCAACAGCAAGCTAGACAAGATTACCAAAATGGTGACTTTGCTGCAGCTAAAGGAAAATTTACCGACCCATTATGGCAAGGTAATGCAGCTTATCGGGCTGGTGATTATCAAACTGCAGAGCAGGCTTTTAATCAAGCCGCAACCCTAACTAACACTGCAGAGGCTTGGCATAACTTAGGCAACAGTTTAGCTCAGCAGGAACGTTATGCCGATGCAGCTAAAGCTTATGAGCAAGCCTTAGCTATAAACCCTGAACTGACTGCAGCGGCAGATAATGCAAAGTTAATGCAGCAATTGCTTGAACAACAGCAGCAAGAGCAGCAATCTAATAATCAAAGCTCGCAGTCAGATCAAGATAAGCAACAACAGTCTGGTCAGCAAGACCAAGAGCAGCAGCAAAACTCAGAGCAAGATCCCGCTGAAAATGCGGAAGATAACTCAGCACAAAGTCAACAACAATCAGAAGGCTCTAACGCTGAACAAGATCCAAACAATAATAAAGCCCAGTCTGAAGCAAACAATGCCCAGCAAGCCAACGAAAAAGAGCAACAAGCTAGGCAGCAAGATACAAATAAAGACAAGGCCAACGAAGAGCAAATGCAACAGCAAGCTGCAATATCTGAAGCTTGGCCAGATGCCACACCAGAGCAGCAGCAACAATTAAATAATTTATTGCGTAAAGTTCAAGATGACCCCGCGTTGTTATTGCGTAATAAAATGTATCTTGAATATCAGAAACGCCAACATCAACGCTTACCTAAAGGAGTCGTTCAACAATGGTAA
- a CDS encoding BatD family protein has product MVIRTLLLLALLFSASVPAASQLSAAVDKNPALLNEPITLEISLDAKVDAAAIDFNVLKSDFTVMMPSVSQSIRNINGNTSQSTLWKVVLVAKAAGDYTIPSFSYQNLTTEPINLTILAADSQENSSNTENKELFLQSEIEQSQLYVQQLSYYTLTIYSKEEFQNASLTEPTLEGAIIQKVGQDVEGTELINGIRYRTFSRRYAITPQQSGHFSIAPPVFSGEMIDRASRQYGYYSRTKRVLEQAQTIAIEVQPIPDSFPSQTANWLVAGLVTLTEEWSPNVTELTVGEPITRTITLSAVDVAENQLPELTLSFPNSLRLYQEQPQAKSAERNGHIIAQKVFTTAVIATESGKVSLPEVSLPWWNSKTNQLESAVLPAKTFIVSPAANSQSTNSIPAASQDNIASTTLPITSTKQSAGVNNWAWTYSTSVILLIWVVTLLLFYIMWQYRAPTTSAQPKITVAKFNSHALKTACQNNEPEVAKKELLRWGYRYFNQQFTSLSQLTEQLTSAALIAEINQLNAALYANNVSTWQGQGLWQQWQLFKPNMTKIAKSADLAPLYPNDI; this is encoded by the coding sequence ATGGTAATCCGCACCTTATTGCTTTTGGCTTTGTTGTTTTCTGCTTCAGTGCCAGCAGCCAGCCAGCTAAGTGCAGCAGTTGATAAAAATCCAGCTTTATTAAATGAGCCTATTACTTTAGAAATCAGCTTAGACGCCAAAGTCGATGCTGCTGCTATAGATTTTAATGTTTTAAAATCAGACTTTACGGTAATGATGCCTTCTGTTAGCCAAAGCATCCGTAATATTAATGGCAATACTAGCCAAAGTACCTTATGGAAAGTGGTTTTAGTCGCTAAAGCAGCCGGCGATTATACTATTCCCAGCTTTAGTTACCAGAACCTAACCACTGAGCCAATTAACCTGACTATTCTTGCTGCAGACAGCCAGGAAAACTCATCAAACACCGAGAATAAAGAGTTGTTTTTACAAAGCGAAATTGAGCAGAGTCAACTTTATGTTCAGCAGTTAAGCTACTATACACTTACCATTTACTCTAAAGAAGAGTTCCAAAACGCATCTTTAACAGAGCCAACTTTAGAAGGAGCTATCATCCAAAAAGTTGGCCAAGATGTTGAAGGAACAGAGTTAATTAATGGCATTCGCTACCGTACTTTTAGCCGTCGTTATGCCATCACACCGCAGCAAAGTGGTCATTTTAGTATTGCCCCCCCTGTTTTTAGCGGCGAAATGATAGATCGAGCGAGTAGACAATATGGTTACTACTCTCGTACCAAAAGAGTATTAGAACAAGCTCAAACTATTGCCATAGAGGTGCAGCCTATTCCTGATAGCTTTCCTTCCCAAACAGCTAACTGGTTAGTTGCAGGCTTAGTTACTCTGACTGAAGAGTGGTCGCCTAATGTAACAGAACTAACTGTTGGTGAACCTATAACTAGAACTATCACCTTATCTGCTGTAGATGTGGCTGAAAATCAGCTACCTGAATTAACACTAAGTTTCCCTAATTCTTTACGTTTATATCAAGAGCAACCGCAAGCTAAAAGTGCTGAGCGCAATGGCCATATTATTGCCCAAAAAGTTTTTACTACTGCTGTTATAGCCACAGAGTCAGGTAAAGTTAGCCTACCAGAAGTCTCTTTACCTTGGTGGAATAGTAAGACTAATCAATTAGAAAGCGCTGTATTGCCTGCAAAAACCTTTATTGTCAGCCCTGCGGCAAATAGCCAAAGCACTAATTCTATACCAGCCGCTAGCCAAGATAATATTGCTAGCACAACTCTGCCTATAACATCGACTAAGCAATCTGCTGGAGTTAATAACTGGGCTTGGACATATAGCACTAGTGTTATTTTGCTTATTTGGGTAGTTACGCTATTGCTGTTTTATATTATGTGGCAATACCGAGCACCTACTACTTCTGCACAACCTAAAATAACTGTTGCCAAATTTAATAGCCATGCCTTAAAGACGGCCTGTCAAAACAATGAACCAGAAGTCGCTAAGAAAGAGTTATTACGCTGGGGCTATCGTTATTTCAATCAACAGTTTACATCATTAAGCCAATTAACAGAGCAACTAACCTCGGCAGCATTAATTGCAGAAATAAATCAACTTAATGCCGCTTTATATGCTAATAATGTAAGCACGTGGCAAGGTCAAGGCTTATGGCAGCAATGGCAGCTATTTAAGCCTAATATGACTAAAATAGCTAAGTCAGCTGACTTAGCGCCCTTATATCCAAATGATATCTAA
- a CDS encoding DUF4381 domain-containing protein translates to MADLNTVNNMLNTEMMNTNPALASLADIVEPEFTVYFGLAPIYWLLLICTIAALAFTIWKLIQRHRYWLAKRQAIAQLDKLQQQPDTANQINLLLKRVLQHYQPKHPALSANTEQWQLWLAKHLSLPLPNLNILLYSPAHSEAELNQFYVFAKQWLNQYQAQDDYELPVPAVMSPLAVMVNEKEQHHA, encoded by the coding sequence ATGGCTGATCTTAATACAGTAAATAATATGCTTAATACTGAGATGATGAATACTAACCCAGCATTAGCTTCTTTAGCCGATATTGTAGAGCCTGAATTTACAGTCTACTTTGGCTTAGCACCTATCTATTGGCTGTTATTAATATGCACTATAGCTGCATTAGCTTTTACAATTTGGAAACTAATACAGCGCCATCGCTACTGGTTAGCTAAACGACAAGCCATAGCGCAACTTGACAAGTTACAACAGCAACCTGATACAGCTAATCAAATCAATCTATTACTAAAACGTGTGCTGCAGCATTATCAACCTAAACATCCAGCGCTATCGGCTAACACTGAGCAATGGCAACTTTGGTTAGCCAAGCACCTATCCTTGCCGCTGCCTAATTTAAATATACTACTTTATAGCCCAGCACACTCAGAAGCTGAACTTAACCAATTTTATGTTTTTGCCAAACAGTGGTTAAACCAATACCAAGCACAAGATGACTATGAGTTGCCAGTTCCTGCTGTAATGAGTCCATTAGCTGTAATGGTTAATGAAAAGGAGCAACATCATGCTTGA
- a CDS encoding EAL and HDOD domain-containing protein — MYFYAARQPILTRDKELYAYELLFRDGVVNAFPNIDGNEATSRMIEGSQFSFGLDDFLGDKLGFINFTLPTLLKKFPSMLPKEQVVIEILETVQPSKVLLAECVELKNNGYIIALDDYVHKSVWRHFYPYIDIIKIDFRTSSIEQMNEVKQAISDYPHIKLLAEKVETIEEYNTAMEMGFTYFQGYFFAKPEMLKAKALSPAQTTLVELLYETSRPEIDLRKITQVFERDVNLSYKLLRYSNSAIFKRRAEVETIKHALVVLGQAELKKFLSLLFASQINSDKPAELMRMSMTRARFCEELAAIQGRTDTSKAFLTGLMSLMDAILNESIESVMDKLPLASEIKLALTEKKGILAGFIALIKAYEAAHWRNANIIIEKLGLEKDKVPNAYHTAVQWANEQMKALAD; from the coding sequence ATGTATTTTTATGCTGCACGTCAACCCATATTGACTAGGGATAAAGAGCTTTACGCTTATGAATTATTATTTCGTGACGGTGTTGTGAATGCATTTCCTAACATTGACGGTAATGAAGCAACATCTCGCATGATCGAAGGCAGTCAATTTAGTTTTGGTTTAGATGATTTTCTAGGCGATAAACTTGGATTTATTAATTTTACATTACCAACCCTACTTAAAAAGTTCCCAAGTATGTTGCCAAAAGAGCAAGTAGTGATAGAGATACTTGAAACAGTTCAACCTAGCAAAGTTTTATTAGCAGAATGCGTAGAATTAAAAAACAATGGTTATATTATCGCACTAGATGATTACGTCCATAAATCTGTATGGCGTCATTTTTATCCCTATATAGATATTATTAAAATTGACTTTCGCACCTCAAGCATTGAACAAATGAATGAGGTAAAGCAAGCGATAAGTGATTATCCTCATATTAAGTTATTAGCAGAAAAGGTAGAAACCATTGAGGAGTATAATACTGCGATGGAAATGGGCTTTACCTACTTCCAAGGTTACTTCTTTGCTAAACCTGAAATGCTAAAAGCTAAGGCTCTATCACCAGCGCAAACCACCCTAGTTGAACTTTTATATGAAACTTCTCGGCCTGAAATAGATCTACGCAAAATAACCCAAGTTTTTGAACGAGATGTTAACTTATCTTATAAGCTATTACGCTATAGTAATTCGGCAATATTTAAGCGCAGAGCGGAAGTAGAAACCATTAAACATGCTTTAGTTGTGCTTGGCCAAGCAGAATTAAAAAAGTTCCTTTCACTCTTGTTTGCTTCACAAATTAATAGCGACAAACCGGCTGAACTTATGCGGATGTCAATGACACGTGCTCGTTTTTGTGAAGAACTAGCTGCCATTCAAGGTAGAACTGACACCTCTAAAGCATTTTTAACCGGGTTAATGTCACTGATGGATGCTATTTTAAATGAATCTATTGAATCAGTAATGGATAAATTGCCTTTAGCCTCTGAAATCAAGTTAGCACTAACCGAGAAAAAAGGCATATTAGCTGGCTTTATTGCTTTAATTAAAGCTTATGAAGCTGCGCACTGGAGAAACGCAAATATTATCATTGAAAAACTAGGCCTTGAGAAAGATAAAGTCCCAAATGCTTACCATACAGCAGTGCAGTGGGCTAATGAACAAATGAAAGCTCTGGCTGATTAG
- a CDS encoding response regulator transcription factor has protein sequence MRVLVVEDENLLAQQIKQQLQQQQFSVDIAADGEEGWFKLSEYPYDLAVIDIGLPKLDGLTLIRKARQESLKTPIIILTARGSWQEKVEGLDAGADDYLTKPFHTEELLARCNALIRRAAGQPEPTLSAGAIALNSRTQQVWLHEDEVSLTAYEYKVLEYFMLNPNKVISKTELTEHIYDQDFDLDSNVIEVFVLRLRKKLDPEGDLKPIETLRGRGYRFTLAVA, from the coding sequence ATGCGTGTATTAGTTGTGGAAGATGAAAACTTATTAGCCCAGCAAATAAAACAACAATTACAACAACAACAATTTAGTGTTGATATTGCTGCTGATGGTGAAGAAGGCTGGTTTAAATTATCAGAATATCCTTATGATCTTGCTGTTATTGATATTGGCTTACCTAAGCTAGATGGTTTAACTTTAATTCGCAAAGCTCGCCAAGAGTCATTAAAAACTCCAATCATTATTTTAACTGCTCGTGGCAGTTGGCAAGAAAAAGTAGAAGGTTTAGATGCTGGTGCTGATGATTACCTCACTAAGCCTTTTCATACAGAAGAACTACTTGCTCGTTGCAATGCATTAATTAGACGTGCAGCTGGCCAACCAGAACCAACTCTCTCTGCTGGTGCTATTGCCTTAAATAGCCGTACCCAGCAAGTATGGTTACACGAAGATGAGGTTAGTTTAACGGCTTATGAATATAAAGTACTAGAATACTTTATGCTCAATCCTAATAAAGTCATTTCTAAAACTGAACTTACCGAGCACATTTATGATCAGGATTTTGATTTAGATAGTAATGTTATTGAAGTCTTTGTGTTACGTTTGCGTAAAAAACTTGACCCTGAAGGCGACTTAAAACCTATTGAGACATTGCGTGGACGTGGCTAT
- a CDS encoding DUF58 domain-containing protein, translating to MLASEFSAQHWLSQTQASGSTLGLPELLWYQRYTKVLDLSPKMAIQSKLAGTYLAKSKGRGMEFDEVRHYQNGDDVRTIDWRVTARTGKVHTKLFREEKERPVFIFTDLSSNMHFGSTLLFKSVQAAHLAALIAWHVKKRGDKLGGIVFSQQQQRELKPQSRSLGVLRYFHALTEIHNTHNNKANHVANSSGQNSITFTTALAQLRRLVHPGSLVYILSDFSQFNTDALRHIRAIRQHNEVTCCAINDPLELSIPASSSGLAAVSDGLHSGIVELSNKQLQQRYELQQQTNQQQLQQQLLLAGCKWLNITAAEPILSQLETRWHG from the coding sequence ATGTTAGCTTCAGAATTCTCTGCCCAACACTGGCTTAGCCAAACCCAAGCCAGTGGTAGCACTTTAGGTTTACCAGAGCTGTTATGGTATCAGCGTTACACTAAAGTGCTAGATTTAAGCCCGAAAATGGCCATTCAAAGTAAGTTGGCTGGCACCTACTTGGCTAAAAGTAAAGGCCGAGGTATGGAGTTTGACGAGGTGCGTCATTATCAAAACGGGGATGATGTTCGCACTATCGACTGGCGGGTAACTGCTCGCACAGGCAAGGTGCATACTAAGCTGTTTCGTGAAGAAAAAGAACGACCAGTTTTTATTTTTACTGATCTAAGCAGCAATATGCACTTTGGCTCAACTTTATTATTTAAGTCAGTTCAAGCGGCCCATTTAGCAGCACTTATTGCTTGGCATGTTAAAAAGCGAGGCGATAAACTTGGCGGCATAGTATTTAGCCAACAGCAGCAACGAGAATTAAAACCACAAAGCCGTAGCCTTGGTGTTTTGCGCTATTTTCATGCCTTAACTGAAATCCACAATACGCACAATAATAAGGCTAATCATGTTGCTAATAGCAGCGGCCAAAATAGCATTACATTTACTACTGCGCTGGCTCAATTACGCCGTTTAGTTCATCCTGGCAGCTTAGTCTATATATTGTCTGATTTTAGTCAGTTTAATACTGATGCGTTACGCCACATTAGGGCAATACGACAGCACAATGAAGTGACTTGCTGTGCTATTAATGATCCACTAGAGCTTAGTATCCCCGCTTCAAGCTCTGGCTTAGCTGCTGTTAGCGATGGCCTACACAGTGGCATTGTAGAGCTAAGCAATAAGCAGTTACAGCAACGTTATGAGCTACAGCAACAAACTAACCAACAACAATTACAGCAACAATTATTATTAGCTGGCTGTAAGTGGCTAAACATAACCGCAGCAGAACCTATTTTAAGCCAATTAGAGACTCGTTGGCATGGCTGA
- a CDS encoding VWA domain-containing protein: MLDFAYPWLALLIIVPLFLRPKNKKNNTSTLYLPPLAKLADANTTESSRWFSANSILMFVIWLALVIACMQPRWLGDTQTIPQQGRDLMLALDLSGSMEIADMVTQGRNINRLEAVKSVVKDFIQQRQGDRIGLILFADAAYQQTPLTFDLITVEKMLDDSVLGLVGTRTAIGEAIGLAVKRLNTYESSNKVLILLSDGANTAGNIQPLEALTLAKAAGVKIHTVGVGAERMIQQGLFGQRVVNPSHDLDEVLLTRLAEETGGRYFRARDLSELQEIYKLLDQLEPITRDSLTYRPQKSLLHWPLTLALLCSFLLAIRQINWWRIMQHVR, translated from the coding sequence ATGCTTGATTTTGCTTACCCTTGGTTGGCATTGTTAATTATTGTACCGTTATTTTTGCGGCCAAAAAATAAAAAAAACAATACGAGCACTTTATATTTACCCCCATTGGCTAAGTTAGCCGATGCAAACACAACCGAATCTAGTCGTTGGTTTAGTGCAAATTCCATCTTAATGTTTGTTATATGGCTTGCCCTTGTTATCGCTTGTATGCAGCCACGTTGGTTAGGTGACACTCAAACAATACCACAACAAGGTCGTGACTTAATGTTAGCGCTCGACTTATCCGGTTCAATGGAAATAGCCGATATGGTTACCCAAGGCAGAAATATAAACCGACTAGAAGCCGTAAAGTCTGTTGTGAAAGACTTTATACAACAGCGTCAGGGCGACAGAATTGGTTTAATATTATTTGCTGATGCCGCTTATCAACAAACACCACTAACCTTTGATTTAATTACAGTAGAAAAAATGCTCGATGACAGTGTGCTGGGCTTAGTCGGTACCCGCACAGCTATTGGTGAGGCCATAGGCTTAGCCGTAAAGCGTTTAAACACTTATGAAAGTTCCAATAAAGTATTAATTTTATTAAGTGATGGTGCTAATACTGCTGGCAACATTCAGCCTTTAGAAGCCCTTACTTTAGCTAAAGCTGCTGGGGTTAAAATTCATACCGTTGGGGTTGGCGCAGAGAGAATGATCCAACAAGGATTGTTTGGCCAACGTGTAGTTAATCCATCGCATGATTTAGACGAAGTACTATTGACGCGATTAGCTGAAGAAACCGGCGGCCGTTACTTTCGTGCTCGTGATTTAAGCGAACTGCAAGAAATTTATAAATTATTAGATCAATTAGAGCCAATTACCCGAGATAGCCTAACCTACAGACCACAAAAAAGCTTATTGCATTGGCCGCTGACGTTAGCGCTACTCTGCTCTTTTTTATTAGCTATACGGCAAATTAATTGGTGGAGAATAATGCAACATGTTCGCTGA